The genomic region TATGTTTAGTAAAAGCTATCTATGCTACTTATCTGTATGTCTGTGTTCTTTGGACAAGGGGACGAGTGTGAATGAACTGTTTTCACTTATGactttgccttttttttttttctttctttttggcaGATTTTGACTGGACATCAAGATAATGCAGAATTTGCTCTTGCAATGTGTCCTACGGAACCCTATGTGCTCTCTGGAGGTTGGGAAGTTTTATCATTCAATTAACTATATTTTTGCTTGGAATCAGTACTTTCATCAATATATTTGGTACCGAAATCCTCATGGAAATCATGATCTTATATCTTTGATATGATCATATGAGATGTTATGAATTCATTATCTTCCTCTCGCAAAGTGGTAATCgagttaaaattatttaatttgatagcTGAGTATACCCTTTTTTCACACACAAAGTATTATTATCATATGTATGAAATAGCTTTATTATCTGATTCAGGAAGTATGTCAGATTGTGCTATATGGTATGTCTTATTGTGTGCTATTTTATAACTGCATAACTTTACTTTGATTCCATATTCCTGCAACTATTGTTTCAAGTCCTGAAGTTcatatttttaacttttttaaattgGACTCGGCAAAACTGAATCTCATTTCATGTGATGGGATTTTCTTCTTAATGAGAGCACTTTTATGGCAGGGAAGGACAAATCAGTGGTTTGGTGGAGCATCCAGGACCACATAACAACAACAGCTACAGACGCAACCAAATCTCCAGGATCTGGTGGATCAATCATCAAACAGAATGATAAAGCTGCTGACGGGCCTTCTGTAGGTCCTCGTGGTATCTTCTGTGGGCATGAGGATACCGTTGAAGATGTCACGTTTTGTCCATCCAGGTACCTTCTTCTCTTGGATAAAATCTAAATGCTGTAATTCTTTATggtttattctttttgaattctcttcataaACTTTTCATGTAAAGGTGAGTTTATTCAAATggtttttcattgttttttcttctacAGTTGAAATGGCTTctgtattgatacttttgacATTGTTCATATGGCGATTAATTTCTGACAAATTTCCATATCTTCTGAAGTGCACAGGAGTTTTGTAGCGTAGGGGATGATTCCTGCCTCATATTATGGGATGCACGAGTTGGCACTAGCCCCACTGTCAAGGTGACTGTCCATAATTCTTgcttttttaatgataataacTGCTTAGTggtttcctttttccttcccCCACCCCCtctctttcctctctttttcattttattactTTGGATGaatttgtgtgtgtgtgtgtgtgtaaaaAAATAGTGTGTATATTCATGAAAAGGAAGTTTcaaaagagttgaaaaataAGCTCAACAGTAAGGATCTTCAGTACTCATTGTTATCATTGGACCTGATATTTGAATAGCCTTTGACTGACCTCTGTAAAGTGGTTTACAGTCGAGAGGATGATGTGAATGATTTGAATCATTCAGCATCATTTTTgtacctttttcctttttatgtgGGTGGCTGGATTGCCATGCCACTTCTTCAACTCCTTTGCACAAACTTGTCAACAGTTTGGTTTCCTGTATTTCTGATTGTAGTTATATGTTGCTGTTCCTTGTGTGGCACTTCATTCTTGTGATGGTTTGTCtgtttcaaatcatttttaagATGATGTGATTTGATATCAAAAAGCCAAccatttatcttctttttttaattatgaattcCTTCTGTTGGAATCAACCAAGGCTTCATGTTTCTCATGCTTTCTTTTATAGTCTTGTTAACATTTGATTGTAtggtatttttaattttaatataccGATGCCTTTGATGATATATGCTAAATTGTTTGGTTTCTTGTTGACAGGTTGAAAAGGCACATAATGCTGATCTTCATTGTGTTGATTGGAACCCCCACGATGATAATCTTATTCTGACCGGGTTTGTCTCAGTCCTTGTTTCTTTCAGTTTTGCATTTTCCTTTTGGTATCAAAATATGATGCACTATGAAAATTGCAGTGCTTCTTCATGTTTTGCAATGATGGGTTACGATAAAACATTATTTGTCATCTTTTGTTGATCTCTCAGGTCAGCGGATAATACGGTTCGCATGTTTGATCGAAGAAATCTCACTTCTAATGGAGTTGGATCACCCATTTATAAATTTGAGGGTCATAAAGCTGCTGTTCTTTGTGTTCAGGTGTTTTAGAGACCTGATCATATTACTTTGTATTTCGTTACAAATGTGATGATAAATGGTATCATGCATCTGTTCTTACCAAATTTATTTCTCCAATGGTCCAGTGGTCTCCAGACAAGTCCTCTGTTTTTGGTAGTTCTGCCGAGGATGGGCTCTTAAACATTTGGGATTATGATAAGGTGTGATTTGTTTGATTCCTCTCTAGTAATTGCCTTTGCATACAACTTACATGCATGTAACACAGATAACATATAGCTATGCATATATGTTGAACTGGGTGATATCTGTATGCTCTCCATCCAATTTTGCAGTTTGCATGAATAATTTGtatatggaaataattttagattttCACACAATCAATTTTAGGAAATTGAACTCAGATTATAAGAGGATGTGGTTTGTGAGTTGACAATTCTGGCTCATATCTTTCTAGGATTGGAATATATTTGTGAAAAATGATGGCAGTGTAGAAGATTACTATTTTCTCCATCCTCATCAATCAAGCCCTGTTGCAATGTCTATGTTACAACTGTAAATTAATGATTTGACAGTAAATCAGTGAAAGAGGATATAAAGAAATTGCTAGCAGTAACCACCTTGATTACCAGTGATTAGATTTTGGTCaccttaccttttttttttctcgagTTTTACTTTTGTTCTTTGAAGTTATTTACGTTAAACATAGTTAAGGCTCTGCCTTGCCTGCCTTAGTAGGAGAAAATATTCCCCTTACATTTCAAAGGCGGACGTGTTACTTATTTTGTCATGTGTACTTGCTTCTGCTGATATTGTGGTTGGCTTACTTGCTTGTCCTTATTGCAGGTTGGCAAAAAGGTGGAACGTGCTTCAAGATCACCTAGTACTCCTGCAGGATTGTTCTTCCAGCATGCTGGGCACAGGTTGGTTTGCAACTGTTTTGCAGTGTGTGATATAGCATATATTAGGACTCTTCTTTTGAACCAGGCCTTCATGTCTTAATCTCAATATGCATTTGACATTCTTcctctttgtttctttctttttattttcttgtagtGGTATCTATATCCATTTAAACTTGCACCATTAAACTGGTTTCCTTAATGATCTTTGTTGCATACAAGTATCTCATTCAACCTTATTTCTTACATTTGTGTATGTAAAAGGCTTTAAAACCTtatcttttatcttttgatgGTTCTGTAAGAGTCCTTGGTGGAAATTTCAATGTTCCATCTATTAGGGAGGTTTATGCCTTGACAGTGAATTTGATCTTGGTGAAGTatcttttattggaaaaagaaaagtgggTATAATGATGCAATTGCAAGCTAATTTGGAATGTCATGAAGCTTAATCTTGAGGCATGTCTCAACATTGCAACCAAATCATACTTAAAAACTTTTTGGTTTCACTGGTGAAAGCTGTTTATGTTTTATGCACCTCATAATAACAAGTTTTGGTTTCTGAGAACAATTTCCTTATGTGTGTTCTGAAGCCTATATATGTTTGAGTTGAAAATCATGCaactcttcaaaatttttttttattttttttatttaatgttgcCTGATTTGTTCTCATAACGTTTTCAATCTGTCAATTTTTATACAGGGACAAAGTTGTTGACTTCCATTGGAATGCATCTGATCCGTGGACCGTTGTTAGTGTGTCTGATGACTGTGATACCACTGGCGGAGGAGGGACATTGCAGGTATAGTTACTATCTTCCCATACAAATGTTCTTTGTGTCAGAAAATgcaaaatcttttttcttgaggcaaaattcaaataaacacTGGACTGTGAAGTTAGAGATAATAAGATATGACATGATAAGTTAAAACTCAAAAGCAATGCACAAGGGCATTACCTGGCATGCATATTACaacaaaaatttgtaaaattattCAGGGGACTTCACTTCCCTGCCAACATTCCAAAACATGTTGCTTATAATCATCAAGGGTTACCATGGCCGGTAGAATCATGGTATTTCTGGCAGTAAATGGGTAACACCAGAAACTGCTTGTAATGCAATTCCTTCACTGCTGGTTATGAAGTTACTCCAACTTAATGGGATTGGTTTGTTGAAAGTGCTTTATTTTACATATTGCTTCAACAGCCTGACCACATGCATTAACTTTGAATGAAAATTACAATTATTGATATGCTAAACAATTATTTGCAGATATGGCGCATGAGTGATCTGATCTACAGGCCAGAAGAGGAGGTTTTGGCAGAGCTTGAGAAATTCAAGTCTCACATCATTTCATGCGCGTCAAAGCCATGAGATAAAGTTGGGAAGAAAGAAGACCAGATATTTGCTGGTTGACTTGTAACAAACCTCTGTAGTAGCTTATTATGTGGATTTAGATGTTTGCTCTTCAAGTTTGAAGAAATTGGGATGGGATGACTCTGTAAGCTCATTGCTAGCAATTGTAGATTTTCAGATATTAAGGCTTATAAACAGGTTTTCTTCCATTTATTGACGGAGTGTTACACTGATTTTATGAGTATGTTGAAGACATTGTCATATACTGATACCTGCCCCCACCAGGGTACAAATTACGATCAATGAACCATCAAATTCTACCATCGGATTCAAAGGTTTGTGGTCGAGATATTGAATGAAAGGAAACTTACGTCTCGTCTCATGGGTTCTTGCCTTACTCGAGAACTCGTGTGGCTCTGGACGGTTGAGTTTGGGATCTCTTGACTTGTCAGCATGTCGTTCTATCACAAGATCAAAGCTTTTAATTTCGGAGGTAGTAGCCCATTATGTTTTGGCAGGTTGTGGTTGGAATGTTGAACAGGTAAGAGGTTTGAAAATTACTGCCCTTCGATAGGATTGGTTAGTTGGTCAGCTAATCTGaaacaatttatatttattctcTGAAATGAGGGAGGGTTACGAGACCgttcataaaatttttcttttcagatTTTGGGATGGAGACAACATCCCAGCCGGTCGCCAAGAATGGCATTCCATAGAGACAAATTATGTGTAGTACATTTTTGTATTAAACAAATGCACCAAATATGCATCAGGGGAGTTTGCTTCAAAAGCGTTTAGAAAAGAGATTTAAGTTGAGGTAAAGCTTGATATATTTCTGATTATGTTATCAAAAAAACATGGACATAGCAGAAAAGGAGGTGGGTTCGGTTAAGCATCCAGGCTATCCAAATTGACGACCAAGTTGCTGTGATCTAGTGTCGACGCCTCCAACTAGACAAGGATTGCGTTACTGTGCTAACAGTGCCATTCATATTGGGTTCTACTCTGATTGAGAGTAAAAGCAACAGCAGTGGAATGTTATCGCGGCTGgcccttcttttctttttactaaCAGTAACAACGACGCTTGTACCTGGATCCTGTTCCATCTCTCTCGGTGCAGTTGCTCCTGCCGATTTCTATATTGTAGATTTCCCTTTTCTATTTGCTCTCTTTCGATGATTTGTTTCCTTTTCGGAAATCTGTCGTGGTCAGTGAACCTTTATGCATGCAGGGAGATCCTCTTCAAGTCGAGGTTTCCAATCTTACTTCCCCCGACACACGGCTTTCCTATGACTTTTATTCCATCCGTTATTGTAAGCCCTCCAAGACCTTGAGAAAATTTCTTCAAGGCGAAGCTTTTCAGGGTTCTGTCTATACTGTTAGTATGTTGCTTGCATTGAGTGCTTTCTTGTTTGTAGAAGGAAAAGCTATTTTTCTGCTTTGGATGATCCAAGGTTTTCCCCCCTTATTTTTCCTGTGCCATTTTGATATGAGAAAAGAAGTCATGCGAAGTAGCCTGCCGGGTAAAACTTGATGCTGAAGCTGCAAAGAATTTCAAGGAGAAAATTCGTGATGACTACCGAGTTAATATGTAAGTGCGGAGTCTATGTTCTAATCATTCCTGATTTCAGGTTTGAAATTCTCTTCTTTCCAGCAATAGTAGTCAAGCTGATTGCATTTACATGTTGCTCATTAGCGAAGTCTTATGCTTTGTTCCTCAATTTTGACACGAAAAGTCGCAAACTACTATGCAGGAATTTGGTAATCGTCCAGTTACACAACGGAAGCAGAAAGGCTTTCGTGTTGGGTTTAATGGAACATATTACCCTGTAGGTTTATGAATGCCATGTTctactctttcttttttatatctttATATGATTCTTTCCCTGAGATGTGCTAAATTGCTTGATACATAGCGGAGAGGAGGTATATTTCATCCATAACCATCTAAGCTTCAGAGTCATGTATCATAAGAATCCCCGAACTGATTCTGCTCAAATTGCTGGCTTTGAGGTTGATCCCTACAGGTGCAGGACCCTGCTTCTTTCATGACTCAAATTGCTTTGTGTTATATGATCACATTGTTTGCATTTCTTGCTTTTTTGTGTTTTCAATTCTAGTAGTTGTAGCACTCGACGTGCATTATATTCATTTCTCTCTATTGATTGGGTGATTAATGTCCTCATTGCCATTCTCTGGTCTGCTCAAACAGAATACGAGGGTCCTTGGAATGAGAAAAACCCTCAGTTATTAACGTGCAACCCAAGAACCAATGGTATACATCAAGCTTTCGCTATTCCACAACGCATCGGAACTTTAAGCAGAAGTCATTTTCACATTCGAAGTCTCGTTTTATGAGGTATTCCTAACCCCtgccctttttcctttttatcttttctggTACTAATATGAATCTTAACGTGAAAACAATGCTCCCTTTGGCAGTTGGATGACAAGCCACGCATCCGGAGTGTCTTGTATCGGGGCCCCGAGTTGATTATTTAGACCCATTGGTTCTCTACTCTGAAGCATGCTTGCCATGACTATGGTGACAATAATGTGTGTTTTGGTGAATTAGGTGTTGTTGCTACATTTACATTTTACCAGGAATGAAAGAGATGTGGGGATTAGAcaaaaaattgaatcataATCCAATTTTAGGCAGAAGCATTTTGTGTTAAGGTACATAAAAAAAGTAACTTAAAACTTCAGAAgtaatttattgttttcttctttgtgtTTTCCTACTACTTGAAGGAAGAGTTAAATCTCAGACTTTTGCGTGAAGAGGTAACAGCGACAAAGGCTTGATATGGTATCGAAGCTGAATGGGACAAAAGCAGTTGGCAAACAGCCTTTAAAATTTGCCCTCTTCCAAGGCTGGTTATGATAATTGCATTAAGGAGCGCTTTTAATTTCGAATCTGACCTCTTCCAAGTTCCAAGGTTTTGTGCCATTAAAATTTGTCTCCAAAAAGTTGTTGATTTTGACCATCCAATGCTACCACGGCCTCACATTTGAGCACTATTCAACGCAATACTGCACGTGTATGCCGTTTTGGCAGGATAAAACCAGTTAGTTTggttgatttgaattttttttgtcctttttaaaaagtaataCGTGAATAATGGGATCAAAATCAggatattattttaaaaaatataccgtgaaaatttgaatttcgtGCAAGAGTGAAATTACACGTTTTATTATGCTAAAATAGTAGATGAAGAGGCATTTTTGCCAAAAGGATAGGGTTGTTGAAATACCACTGCACAAAATTCAACAATATGCTTTGTATCTTTCTCCTTTATTTATGTAATGAAAACAGAAGCTTACTCAAAACTTGCACTTTTATTTGTCAACCTAATTCCTCTTTGGTCTTCTCGTGCTCCACTTTGAGCCTAAACGAGAAACGCTTCAAACAGAATTATCTCCACGTTTTCCACGTAGGAACCAATCTTCATGATTTGTGCGGCCCTGCTCAGGCGGCCCGACGTGTACCTCCTACcaaaataaaagagtaaaGGGATGCCCATCTTTATTGTTCGATTTGCACGTGTCAGAGGACAGTTCAATCACACGTGTGAGTGGTCCAGGTTCCCATGGGAAGTACTAGCCCTAGCCTCCGGGTCTCAGCGCCCTTTTCCTCTGTTCCCACGCTGCACTTGTTGCTAAAGGGCCCAACTGTCACGTTTCCGGATCCTACTGTAGCTCTGTCATCCCTTCCCCTGCCTAGTAATAATGCCATTCAACATTCTTTGTCTATTTTCGATGGCtttctttcttaattataatttttaagtataatattttaaaaaaaattaaattctttaaaaattttaaataaattttttttttatttacaactaaataaattcatttatttttatcttatattaaataaaattttttataattaacaataaattaattatcattaattaaaatatatttatcattttatattgaCATATGATATTaatgtgaaaaataaaaaatatcaaataatcatattattattcattattaCATATTAACTTCATAAtaacatataataataaataatattttaattaataattaattaattaattattagctATTAAgacaaattttattgaaaataaaaaataagattacaatagaaattttttaatagtttataAACTTTTGAATAGTATatctaatttttatataaatataagataatgattaattatatacattaattaactataattaaatttataaatatcacattaatCGATATCAACTTGTGAAGGTTGATGACCTAGCTTCTAAAGTAAGGGGGTCTCACATACTGATAATTCTCTCAAATAATATAAATCACATTACTTCATTAAAATAACAACAActgcatttaaaaaaaaaaaacttcaataaaatattacattaagaaaataaacttCACTTTCataaaaaagagcttaaataatattatttgtgGACTTCCTTATGGAAGATAAAGTAAGTTTTACATATAAAAGAGATAAAGAAATGAAGGATAGGGATGTAATTACGCATGTCAGAATAGCCACAGCTGTTCTGAGAATTTCAAAACAGGGGCTGTAAGTACTAAAAGTACTGACATGGATATACTTCCCGATAGCCACCACTTACAGGGCAACACAAACTTTTCCCGCCATTTTTCAGCGGACAACTCTCCTGCCAGGTCAGTACCATACCTTGCACGTGGCACCATCTTTTGCCACCTGGCATCATCCGTCTAAGCGATAGGCATAAAGATGCTCCGCCACATCATTAAAGACATTTAAAACCATCGAATCGGACGGCTAGCATTAAATATATCACCATCTCATCATCCAGCAGTTACcacatcaaaataaaaaattttcagatccttctctttcacgttgtTGCTTAAATAtgtagagttttttttttatatcatcCTTCTCTCTTTGAAGAGCATCATCCTTTTctctttgaagaaaaactactATGAAGGAAgaggaggaaaggaaaagagcaAGTGAGGAAACCGGAGACGTTGGGTTTCTGGCGTCGAAACGGCTGAGAGAGACGGTAACAGATGAGTTGGCGGATGACGTCAAGGCGTGGTTATCAGTTGAAGATAGTGAGACTGACTCAGTGAGTGAGTTATTGAAGCTTCTGGACGACTCACCGGAAGATACCACCTCAGCGTCTTCATCGACGTCGTCGCCGACCTTGTTCGGGATGAGGGTTAGGTTCAGCGACAACCCGTACTCGTCGGCGTTGATTTTCCAGTCGTCGTCCTCGTACATAACCATCAACGGCAACGAAGAGAGCTGCGGGTCGTCGTTTTCGGAGTCGGAGTCTAGCGTGATGGCCAGTGTGGACATGGGAGGGATTTTAAACGCGAATGTGAAGGTTGGGAGTGGGTTGGAGGGAATCAGAGGGTGGGTGGAGGCGGAGGGCGGAGGGGGCGCGTGGGATAGAAGCGAGGAAGAGGCGCGTGGGTGGATGATGGATTGGGAGTGGGAATGGGGCGAAAAGCAGCTGGTGAGGTTTCTAGGCGAGGAGGAGGACTGAGGAAGTAcctcttttgaaattttgactGGAATTTCCTGAGTAAACGTGAACAGTTATGActccttttttaattttatttttttaaaaaaaaaattgcggTGACTTCCGCTTTTGGAAAATGGGATGGGGCTTTTAACTTTTGTTAATACtagaaatttagaaaatagaaaaataggGGTTTAGAGAGGGTTGAAGGAAGGTATTAAACTGAAGAGAGGAGGATGCATTTGACACGCTGCTGGCTGAGTGGCTGACTGCTTTGTTTGGAAATGGCGTGTCTTGgaatttcctctctttgtaTTTACTCTAAAAGtacacaaaaaaaagaaagtggaGAGATATATCAGACTTGAAAGCCAGTAATGGTCGCAATTTTAATCTCTCAGTCTGCAGCTtttgttttctgtttttttatttgctaACTGCTCAATTACAGCCGACCACGTTgcttatatttattttcttcagtTTCAATGGGAAGAGTAGTACCAATATATAGTATAAACAATATACTTGGAAGTAAGAGTATCTTGTACGCTTATCCTGTTTCATGGAtggcttttcttttcaagtGGGGATAAAAGGCCACAATCAAATGCTAAAAAGTGTCATGGAAGGAAGAGTGCTTTAATGGGAAAGCATCGATCAAAGCACTGGAAGGTGCATGTAAATATCCAGGAAAATTCCAAttgatttgaaatgaaatCCTGACGCAAAGACTTGTGTAAAGTGAAATGGTTGATTAAGGCTCGATGGGGAAAGAGATAAGAAGGGATTTCCCATCAACTGACATGGCCAGCCACAGCCaaaaaacaaagataaaaaCATGCAGACATCATAATTGTATCCAACTTCAATGGACATGACTCCTACTCGGCTCTACCGTCTCCTCTTTGGCTTTGCAAGAGTAAACGTTAATGTTGGGGCCTGGGGGAATATATGTCATCCGAATGAACATTAATTGGTCTTTCAACACTTgtgaattaaaaaatgaacagGGTGCCAAGGACTATCTAAATGAAGTGCAAGATGGACAAATTTATGGGTCAGAATTACGATTGGCCTTTCCAGCATTCATGGGTAAATTTTGAGCAAGATGGAAACTAGGAAAAATGATCCATCAACCTTTTATGGGCCCAATAATTCTCAAGTAGTAGTATCAATCACTGCAAGCTTTAAGGCTCCAGATTGTGTAACTGTTAGACCATTCCATACATCCAAACCAAGGCAATGGGCTCTTTGGACCCCAATCGCTCAACCCGAGGACTAAGGTAGAATTTTATCTCAGTGGGACAAGTCC from Theobroma cacao cultivar B97-61/B2 chromosome 9, Criollo_cocoa_genome_V2, whole genome shotgun sequence harbors:
- the LOC18588397 gene encoding uncharacterized protein LOC18588397, with the translated sequence MKEEEERKRASEETGDVGFLASKRLRETVTDELADDVKAWLSVEDSETDSVSELLKLLDDSPEDTTSASSSTSSPTLFGMRVRFSDNPYSSALIFQSSSSYITINGNEESCGSSFSESESSVMASVDMGGILNANVKVGSGLEGIRGWVEAEGGGGAWDRSEEEARGWMMDWEWEWGEKQLVRFLGEEED
- the LOC18588395 gene encoding WD-40 repeat-containing protein MSI4; the protein is MESPQSQQQQQQQQQGPKKRGRKPKPKDEKEQQQQQQQQSAVKMKEGKKAQQPSVDEKYTQWKSLVPVLYDWLANHNLVWPSLSCRWGPQLEQATYKNRQRLYLSEQTDGSVPNTLVIANCEVVKPRVAAAEHISQFNEEARSPFVKKYKTIIHPGEVNRIRELPQNSKIVATHTDSPDVLIWDVEAQPSRHAVLGATSSRPDLILTGHQDNAEFALAMCPTEPYVLSGGKDKSVVWWSIQDHITTTATDATKSPGSGGSIIKQNDKAADGPSVGPRGIFCGHEDTVEDVTFCPSSAQEFCSVGDDSCLILWDARVGTSPTVKVEKAHNADLHCVDWNPHDDNLILTGSADNTVRMFDRRNLTSNGVGSPIYKFEGHKAAVLCVQWSPDKSSVFGSSAEDGLLNIWDYDKVGKKVERASRSPSTPAGLFFQHAGHRDKVVDFHWNASDPWTVVSVSDDCDTTGGGGTLQIWRMSDLIYRPEEEVLAELEKFKSHIISCASKP